Below is a genomic region from Culicoides brevitarsis isolate CSIRO-B50_1 chromosome 2, AGI_CSIRO_Cbre_v1, whole genome shotgun sequence.
GACTCAACAAGAAATTGCACGAATTTTACTTTCACTTGGTGGTTGGTCGAGTcatatcaatgaaaatgagAGTTCTGATGATCATCAAAGGACGTACGAAGAAGTTGAAAGTGATGAGGAAGATGAAAATGTGTCAAATATTGAGCCGCCAATCGAAAATGCCTTCAAAGAAATGTCTCTTAATCAATCAGCGCCGAAAAATCCcatcaaatttgacaaaaagggCAAAGAGGACCTCTGCGCGATCCTAAATGGCACAAATTCGTGGCAACAATGCGCACAACTGCTTGACTTGGAGAACCTTTGTGACATTTGGGGTCGTCAAGACAATCCATCAGACTGTTTATTGGCGTACATTGAGGTGAAATTTACATCTGTTCAACGAAATTCAAGatgattcataaaatttttctgtgtttaCAGGGCTGTGCTTTTGAATTGCAAACGGTAATTGATACGTTGCAAATGCTCCAACTCACCGAAGCAATTTGCGTTGTCGATGCCATGATCGCACGACAGTTGAGTTAAGttgtgtaattaaatttaagtgcaTTTTATGGGCATGTAAAGTAAGAAACCAAACAAACCAGTGAACGAGAAGAGAgacaataaaaagttgttgtttATACTACTTACTGCTTCCTATACGAACGTCTCGGGCGTTGTCAAGGTCCTTctcgatcatcatcatcatctcattTTGTTGATCTTTCAACGCTGCTAAGAACATAAAAAGCCATTTAAAACATCTCAAAACAACTTCCTTTAATCTAcggcactttttttttaagcaaacgccacgaaaaatattttaatttatttataaataaacaacaaaaattttccgcgTGTTCCACGAAATCGTCGCCAAATTACAAGAACGGCGCAagaattgacatttaagtGTCCCCTTCTTGCCAAAAACATCAACAACTGTGCATTCCGCCGTTTTAACCGTTGGAAAAGGCCGTTTTGATTAATGTGACAATGTTAAGGCAAAACATCTATAAATACATCGATGCaggttttttataaatttttttataaaaaaatcttttctggTACgcactttataaaaatttgtcgctTCTGTGTGAAATGACATTGAAATCTAGATCAAAcgaattaagaaaaacaaaatatttaattatgagTCAGATTAATCGTCGATGATgtttaaaatcatattttattgttttttggataaaataaaaaaaaaacgagaagacGCCAAGATGCGAGTTGCTAGTTGAAGAAAAGCGGTTAATCGGTTTTTCTCGCGCGCGCGACGACGATGGCGTTATACAAcacacatgaaaaataaacagagaATTTAAAtcgttctttgtttttttttctcgtgtgtatttatattttccaaacaataaaaaagttattgctAAATGATGTTGTTTTTGTGAGTGAGTAGAGTTACGTGACTGTTGAGAGATTTTTACACTTTGTATGGAGTAGGATGACCCAAAAAAGTGATGAGATTTAATCGATATGCGATGGTGAGTATTTCTAAtcgtttaattttgatatcttaataaatttttggacagaacacgaaatttttattaaaaaatttaaatttgatagaaaaaaacttttcttacaAATATTACTTTAAATAGCATGGATTTTTTCTCACAGGACTTATGTTAAGTCTTATAATATGGTAAGAAGCCACGCAAACAGATAGATTCGAAGACACAAAATCTTAATCGCATATTATTACTGACGAGAAGTTATATTCAATCTTCAAGCAACAGAGCTCAAAAAACTATAATGATCTGTAAGACATATTTTGCCTACTATACAAAGTTCTTCTGACGTCTCTGACACTCTGCCTTTGGTCAGAGACACTTTTAGCTCAACTCTTCAACTTTAAGGATGCATAAACCAAGGTATCAAGAACCATTAAGCACtgaaaacgaaataaattgaattttaatttaaaaatttactaaaaatctctaaatttGGCTACTTTGACTGTAAAGACTTTCTTGTGACTACGGAGAAGTTCTAAAAGGCCTTTTtaagaattgaaaaacttaatgGCAAATATGTTAACGACAACGAAGAAGCTGAACAGAATTGTTAAACATGAACCCTTTAACTCTTGAAAGTCcatcaaaaaacttacatttaacttaaataagACCAATTTGAAGGATCTTATATAACATGCGACACAAGAAATTTGATcggcaaaaaatcaaatttatagaGAAGATGtacaaaaactacaaaatttcGTTTGCAAATAACTTTTCacgtaaataaacaaaattcacgTGATTTCGTCCCACAATTCTCTTTCCATTAACTGTCCATCCTACGCCTATTTCTCCCATCGCGTACAAATAAACGGACTAATGAAGTATATCGCGgagaaacaacaaacaaactgATGCCCAAATCTATTTCACGTTGTCTTGTCTTACGGTTGTGTACGACGCGAAGACGTTATCTCCCCAAAACAAATgtatcttcaaatattttttgtaaaaataaatttagtctcGATACAAAACTCCTTCATTCTAGtccaacaaatatttttttgcggaAATGTGAAAACCTGTTGAAAGGTTAtttattagaagaaaaaaacacaaaatcaaaaataaaaaaggacaaaCTAGAATTGGCAATTGAATTAATGATACaagtgtacgaaaaaaaaatcacaaattttaattaaatttcgtcgTCGTGGTCTTTATGGTCGTCtatctataaatattttttttaagctgatTTCAATGTTAAAATCTCGTAGAAAACTTGTGTAGTGTAAAAATAGAGAGAAATACTGAATGaaatatactttttaaaatgtatatataaaaaatatacttttcgCCTACTTGAACAGTATGAGGAAGAACTTTGCACAGTGCAGAACTCAAGTGTGCTAAAAGTAAAATTCGCAAAAAGTTAACTGCAAACAGACTCGGATCTGTGgcagtttttgaattaattaaaacaaaataaagagaaattaaatcataaaagaCCCCAACTAGTCTACGAATCAGTAGAATTTGCTggaaaagtccaaaacaataaataaatgaaactgtaaataaatctaaagcaaaaaaaaaaacaaaaaagacaaaagatgATTTACATTGATGAGACATATCCCTTTGATGGTAAGTACAGCATACGACAACGATCATCAACACGAATCGCCTTTTATGGTCCTTTAGCATTGATAATCGCGTTTAACGACTACATTTCTGGTCCGCGGTAGTGGgtgttttgaaaataaaaaaaaatgaacataaataagatgaaatgaagcaaaattgaataataaaaaaaaagagagtgtAATGGTCCCATTTGGTGGTCGaacgtgcaaaaaaaataaatatttttgtgttttaaacacacgaaaaaaatgtaaaagaatGGCATGgctgaaaataacaaataacaatccattaaaaaaaatattttttttgttgttgatttgGGCGGCGAACGGTGGCATATGCAAAGTTTGGCGACgaccaaaaaacaaaatttttttaaatatttttttttgcgtttaaatatttactagacaagatgaaaaaaaaatcgtcaaattaTGAAAAGCTGCCTTgaattcacttttttgaaaCCTTGATATGGAAAGACGGTTATTTATTGCGATTTCGAtcacatataaattttttaatagtcgCGAAGATGGATATGGATGCGAAGTTGGATCGTCGACTGCAATGAATTATGAGGAGATCATTGGcttgtatttttgaaaataattgagtTTTATTCTTTAAAGCGGATTTTAAGCTGTTAGAGCAATTCTAAAGGCGTTTAGTATCAAGAATTGGAAAATAATGACATAGTTTTTATTCGTCTGGAATGACATTCTTTAACAGATCagcttagaaaattttttaagaattaacgAAATTAGAAGGGAGTAAATTTAAAGCCtcaaattgacaattttagttcgttttacattcaaaaagtgaatttatggttcagaaaattaaaaaaaaattaaaaatattttttctgagatatttttaaattttaatttaagtcttCTGaggttaattaataaaaattgagctctaaactgattaatttaaaacctaTGAGTAAGGCccttaaatataatttgaacTTCTTTAGAGGTAAGAATTAATTCTTTAGATGCAATTTTAAGCTCTAaaggattaatttaaattttaaagaagtttaaataataattttaaggctAAATTAACTTCTCATAGGTTTCAAATTACTCAGTAAAGATCAGTTTAGAGCtcaatttgtatttattaaccTCAGaagacttaaattaaaatttttagatatctcagaaaaattaatttaaaatttcaaaatctctTTCTGAGCcataaattcactttttgaatgtaaaacgaactaaaattgtcaatttaaatACACTTGAAGTCAATAAAATTCCTCTCAAGGTCGCATCCAACAGGTTTCTCATTCCATTTCCCTTAAATCATCCCATAAACACTCAAACTGCCgtctttctaaatatttacatgTTACTCTGAATCCACACAGCCACCAAGAATGCGGATGATCTGTCTAatatttacaagatttttaatgatgaacGTTTATTCGTATAACATAAGTACAtgtctcttgaaaaaaaaaattgtttatatgAAACATCTGAAAGTTGACCTATACGGTCAAGAAAAATGAACGTTTTTTCAAGTTCGTATCGAAAAAATGTGCACAACATCCGTTTTCACGGTCTAGGTCTCAACAAAAGGGaaatatgtactttttttcatgcgcgcgcgtaaataatttaacacaacaacaaaaaaatcttaattttttggcaacacTTGCATGCGCGAGAGAGAGGAACTTGTCACTCGTCAACCGTAAATGATGGGAAAATGAGTagaggttaaaaaatttttcggttttttggCCGAGTGTGCGACATTTTCTgctaattaaagaaaattcaaaggcAGTTTTCACACTCTTTCGCACAATAGAAGCAATTAGATTCGAgataataacaatttatttagtttttcgtGCCACAGTTGTAAAAACGGGCGCACACGCTGCTTGTGATGTATTTACGAAatgattgccaaaaaatttttctttttgaaaatttttcattttttattgaataataaagaCGTTTGttgaatataatatttttctgctCAGTTTAAGTCGGgcgcgataaaaaattttgttttattaggtgactcgacgacgacgccaaaaaaatatcagtaaAACATCAATGCGCATTGACACCTCTTAAATGCCTCTGCGAGAGCGAGAACGacgaaaataatcaaaaatatttttctgtcctACTTCGGATTTATTTAGCGTGCGAAAAAACGATGTTACCAGGCGGTGATAAATTtggcgtgttttttttttcgaaaaaaaaaatctcgtatatcacaagaatgaaaattttaaaattgttttttgatgaaaaaggtGACCTTGCGTCGCTGCTTGTCTTGTCTGAAATTCTTCGTTCGTtgacctaattttaaaattttccattattcttttgttttgatgGAGATaatgtcacgtggttaaaaatttaaaaaaatatttaatgaggcaaaaaaaaaaataaaattatattaaaatttttttttgttacctaattaaattattatttttttttcttgaattaatatttttttaaataagtaggtagttattaattttaattattttttttttaaaattattgaaataaaaatttttaaaataatttttaacttgattattttattaaatttatttatttttttattttaaataattgatttttaatttcattttttttaaatattttaataaaaaaataaataatttttaatttaattatttttcaaaaatttcaagaaaaacatttattgaggggaaaaataaaaaattaaataaaataaaaattatttataattttaatgatttactttttttaattatcaattattttaaattaattaatttgttcaaaaaattagtaattattttttttaattattaattaatatgtttaatataattatttaatttaatatatttaaataattttttattttaattattcaatttaattttaatttttttattttaaataattaataattatattttttaaaatttatttaaataaaattttttaaaataatttttaatttaattatttattttttttttttaaataattagtaattgcttttattttttaattaatttgttaatttttttaaaaataatctttaatttaattattcttttaaatttaatttaaattttttctttatcttaaacttattttttgctatttttattaaattttcattttttattttttttcagagcctGAACCTCTTTTCCCTTATCAAAATGTCACATTAAAGACAAATGTGGATCCCGCGACTAAATATGACATCTTGCCAGAGCTTGGGCGAGGCAGTTTCGGTACCGTTTTCTTGTGTAAGGAACAAAAAACGGGTCTTGAGCTCGCCGCCAAAATTGTCAAGTACAAGAAAAAGAAGGAACGCGCCGACATGGAACGCGAAATTGATATCATGAGTTCGTTGCATCATCCAAGACTGATTCAGATGTATGATGCCTTCGACTATGACAATCATATTTATGTAGTTTTGGAATTGTGAGtccttttttatcaaaaaattattgaaaaaattaaatttttatttatttttcaacagaaTTCAAGGAGGAGAGCTTTTTGAACGCGTGATCGACGAAGACTTTGTACTCACAGAACGCGCTTGTGCGATTTTCATGCGACAAATTTGCGAGGGAATCGCTTATATTCACAGCAAACGCATTATCCATCTAGATATGAAggtaaaatttcacttttaaagCATTTCATGACCGAATTttgaagcaagaaaaaattattttttagcctGAAAACGTTTTGTGCTTATCCAAAGAAGGAAATCGTATCAAAATTATCGACTTTGGGTTCGCCAGACGTTACGATCCAAGAAAGCCTTTGCAAGTGATGTTCGGAACGCCCGAATTTGCTGCTCCAGAAGTGATCAACTTTGATGAAATTGGCTTTTATACGGATATGTGGAGTCTCGGCGTCATTTGTTACGTCTTGTGAGTataatttgcatgaaatttttgatgtttttttgcatggttttcatgttttatgtgtgaaatttgcactttactttactttattGAAGTTATCAACGTCTCTGCCAACGAGAtccgaataaatatttatttttgagatatttattttttttacaggaattcgatttttaataattttattattttttttttattaaaatttaattatttaaaaaaaaaaatttaagaattttatcgaaatattttgaatttaaagattaagttaattaattttatttattttttttatattttttaaaattaaaattaatttttttaaaagtcttttcacaaaaaaatcaatttatttataccaaattaataaataaataaattttaaagtttgataaaaatttagattcaaattgaaaataatttttttttattgtaataattaTCGAATATCAAACTTAAAgatatcttattttttcaaaaaaaaaaaaaaaaaaacttaaaatcaataatttctaaataataaataaaaattttagcaagacctttaaaattaattatttataaaaatttaaaaaaaatatttaaaaaatttaaaaaaaaataatttaaaaaaataaaaaaaaaaataattttaataatttaaaaaaaaaattaatttaaatttttttatttgaaaagaaattccaaaaaaattaaaaattatcttttttgagctaaatgattaaaaaaaaaatatttttaaaactaaaaaaaaatattttttataaatttaaaatttttttaagaaaattattcgacTGAAAATCGTTACTGAGATCGTTGATAACTTCCGTAACGTCACCGTCTTTTACAATAATCCAACTTTTCTGCACTCAAAAGTCTCTTGGGCCTCTCCCGAGCgccaaatgtaaatattttcttcccaCAAAGGATCACAAATGAGAGCTCGATGTTGTACAAAAACAGCTTTCTTTAGTAACATGACGTTTTAActtagtttttaattactgATAATCGCAAGAAGAATGTCGAATATTTAGTCtccaaaagttttcaaatttaaaaaagatttttttcatgaaaaatcttttcaggAGCCTAAAATTGGACAATCTTCTTGTAATTAGAAAATTGCAACGACACGTAATAATTTGATGTTGTagattttgtaacaaaaaattttttgtggtaaACACCTCTCATGCTCGTCATTCATTTGACGTCATCTGAGAGGGAACGTAGTCACTTTTACTAATAATTTGCACACGTTTGACGCAAAAAAGCgagttttgtttgaaatgatgaaatttttccgtCGCGCAGGGTTTCGGGCTTGTCGCCATTCGTGGGTGACGACGATGTCCAGACAATGACGAATGTCACGCTCGGCAAGTACTCCTTCGACTACCACTCGTTCGACGATGTGTCGGATCTGGCGAAGGACTTTATCAGTCAGTTGCTCGTGAAGGAGGGCTGCAAACGCATGAGCGCCAAGAAGGCGTTGCGGCATCCGTGGTTGGCCGAGTTGCAACGCGAACGCGAATTGTCagtgacaaaaacaaaattaaaacgttATGTTATTAAAAAGCGCTGGGTCAAGGCCATCAATACGATAATTGCGATACAGCGGTTCAAGAAGCATGGCGGCAATGCGCGATTGGCAGAGAAGGAAATCTAAGACAATTCTTTAGTTTTTAGGGCGACAGAGAGATATTTAGCCGGTTTTACtgctactttatttttttactgaaatgaaaaaatgtttaaactaaaaaaaaactagaattaCTGATAGAGAGGCATTAGACTTGAACGGAAAAGTCACGCAAATGTGACGTGATGACGTTCAAGAATCTGGAAACCTGATgatattgtatttatttttacttaattttattaatatacagattttattttagctcTTAAGAAATATTTAGCAAGACAGGAGAATAAAACTTaactaattcaaaatttttgtttttttttttgcttatttatgAGTTATTTTCAcagaattcagaaaaaaaatatttttcaactttttgagtTTCTGCAggtatttgaaagaaaaaatttttctgaaaaattaatcaaattgaacattttttggggTCATGGTACATTTTTGTAccgaaaatgaaacaaaatttagcttaaaattaatattacatCCTTTAAAGTTATTTAGACTTTCACATTAAATCATTTATTCTGacatcaggaaaaaaaattttaaaaatttataatttatttagaatattgaagtttttgtgctttttctttcctttttttttgtctaaagtgTCAAGAAAATATCCCCTAAGCTTCGtgataattaaatgtttttttatttattattttttttttttttgcgaaaacgtTTAAAGGGAAATTGacaactaattttttgaatttaaaaaacatcaatattttatattttttttattaaaatttttccttttgatgagtaaaaaaaattaataaatttttaaaagtaatttattgaattattttttttaactttttgtactgtttaaaattaattcagtttaataaaataattattttttattttaatttaattaaatttatcttttaccgcatttcgaaaaaaattatttaattttgtctttttttttaattattttcatttttccccCAAatgtttcttaaataaaataaatttttttttgtaatttttaattattaactgaaggtttttaaattttgaggtaaaattttttttaacttttttatttttttaaaaatttgaaataatttttttattttattatttaaaattatattttaaaaatgttaattgaagttttttaaaatttttaaattttaggaaggtttaattaaattttttttctttttatttatttatttttttaattttttttaatgaaaaattacctttgaaATGATCCAAAAtctatttaaacaattttagagattttttttttattttttctctaaaaatttctctatatTTTCTCTATTATAAAAaggtaaaacataaaaaaaataatttaatttttttaaataatttaaaaatatttttttaatgtgccaattaaaaaatttgaaagattttgaaaaaacaaattaaataaaaatttgttaataaaagtttttaagaatataatattttgttcatttttttattatcatatctatcagttttattctaaaaattctaaactcttaaaggcaaaaaaaaaaatcaatttttgacaattaaaataaaaattttaaataaaatttccgttaaaatcattcaaaatcttgcattttttaatatttaaaaaaaaacacattttagcttttttgaagtaatttagaagagcaaattcttaaaataaattaaattttaaaactttgtgtAAACATTTTCAGAAAACGACTTCAAACAAACTACTACgaaattttcccattttttgtttcatcagcCGGTAAGTATGCAAACAActccaaataaattttccatgaaaaactttcaatttttctctcgCAAGGTCGTTTCTTCCGCATCACTTCACAaccgtttcaatttttacattgCCAGACGTCTCGTGGatacgaattttatttttggctcgAATTTTGCAAAAGTAAAGTAACATGACGCGACAACGATAAAGATCACGTACCTCGACAACTTATCGATGCCCATATCATGTTTATAGCTAGCACACGAAATACGAGCCGAATTGTTTACGTGATTTCATGACATAACGGTTTTCGCATCGCGAACGAGGTGCAATGAGAACTTTTAATTAGTGCCGTCAATTATTGTCAACTTTTGAGCCTGAAGACCACCGATGGAGAGTTTCGCGTGTTTTTGaggcaattttttaatccaattatCCAATAAAATCAATGAATTGCATTTGATAACATGCGAAAAATGACATGCGACGacaaattattcgaaatttaaGACGATTAGAGCGCGCATCGCATGGAATTTACCGGCTATCGTTGCAAATTTAACCCACACAAACGCGAATTCGCCGTACGGATCGCGACACGTAACATTTCTACGGACTCATTGACGGAACTGAATGAATGAGTTGTCAGTAGACTTTCAATTTCTCGTTGGTTCACATCGCGTCGTCGCTCCTGCTTGATTAATTTCGTAATTTATGTGCGAAAAAACAATGAACTTATgcaagaattaataaaatgaagccACTTTTATTGAAACCACGATCAAATACGCAACGACACCAAATCCCCAAACTCCATGAATATTACAATCGAAAGCCTCaaggtgagaaaaaaaaatatttcttaaaaaaaaaataaataaaaatcttcaaacatTTTCCAGATAAGGTGCTGACACGCAAAGAAAGTATCGCGCTGCTActgaagaaaaacaattttcgtgtagtttttgttatttttacgattttgtgTGTATTGTGTCTGCTGTTGTACTTCAATTATGGCAGCGGAATCCCGTAAACCGTCAACGCGGCACTGAAcaaatgaatttattgaataattttagtttaatttacgTGATTAGGGAGTAAGATTTGTGGATATTAATGTTAAATAGTAAATGTTTTAAACTTGTTGCAGTCaataaaatgccaaaaattattgttaaaatgtggaattttcaatggaatttgattcaaaaagtgcaaaaaatgtgataaggtgaaaaaaatatatgaaacgCTTGAAGAGGATTTTAAAAGATTACGagattaagtgaaaaattgataaaaatgaggattttttttattaaaatggcttctgaaaatgatttaaagttcaaaaatggataaaaaaaatggctcaaaaaaaattttaaaaaaaagttagcgcgagaaaaaatttcagttttaacaAAAGctctaaagaaaattttcaggtttaacaaaagttagctctcaaagaaaaatcttcagctttaacaaaagttaaaagaagaattgttaaaattttcagttttaacaAAAGTTATCGAAGTTTTAGTTAgctcttgaagaaaaattttcaggtttaacaaaagttagctctttaagaaaaattttcagctttaacaaaagttagctctaaaagaaaaattttcagttttaacaaaagttagctcttgaagaataattttcagttttaacaaaagttagctcttaaagaaaaattctcaggtttaacaaaagttagctcttgaagaaaaattttcaggtttaacaaaagttagctcttgaagaaaaattttcagctttaacaaaagttagctctttaagaaaaattttcaggtttaACAAAAGTTCTTAAAGTAAAATTCTCAGTTTTAACAAAAGTTAGCTTAGGTTTTCAGCTTTAACaaagttagctcttgaagaaaaattttcagctttaacaaaagttagctcttgaagaaaaattttcagctttaacaaaagttagctcttaaagaaaaattttcag
It encodes:
- the LOC134831494 gene encoding myosin light chain kinase 2, skeletal/cardiac muscle-like; this translates as MIYIDETYPFDEPEPLFPYQNVTLKTNVDPATKYDILPELGRGSFGTVFLCKEQKTGLELAAKIVKYKKKKERADMEREIDIMSSLHHPRLIQMYDAFDYDNHIYVVLELIQGGELFERVIDEDFVLTERACAIFMRQICEGIAYIHSKRIIHLDMKPENVLCLSKEGNRIKIIDFGFARRYDPRKPLQVMFGTPEFAAPEVINFDEIGFYTDMWSLGVICYVLVSGLSPFVGDDDVQTMTNVTLGKYSFDYHSFDDVSDLAKDFISQLLVKEGCKRMSAKKALRHPWLAELQRERELSVTKTKLKRYVIKKRWVKAINTIIAIQRFKKHGGNARLAEKEI